From a region of the Corallococcus coralloides DSM 2259 genome:
- a CDS encoding CgeB family protein — translation MQHLAPPEHAAFYTAQRFTLNVTRADMVRAGHSPSVRLFEAAACGVPIISDAWEGLDTFFTPGVEILVSHDARETLRYLRELPEAERQAVGQRARARVLAEHTAAHRARTLEQYAREAASG, via the coding sequence GTGCAGCACCTGGCACCGCCGGAGCACGCGGCCTTCTACACCGCCCAGCGCTTCACGCTGAACGTCACCCGCGCGGACATGGTGCGCGCCGGGCACTCGCCGAGCGTGCGCCTGTTCGAGGCGGCCGCATGCGGCGTGCCCATCATCAGCGACGCGTGGGAGGGGCTGGACACCTTCTTCACGCCGGGCGTCGAAATCCTGGTGTCACACGACGCCCGGGAGACGCTGCGCTACCTGCGCGAGCTGCCGGAGGCGGAGCGTCAGGCGGTGGGGCAGCGGGCCCGGGCGCGGGTCCTCGCCGAGCACACGGCGGCGCACCGCGCGCGGACGCTGGAGCAATACGCGCGCGAGGCCGCGTCCGGCTGA
- a CDS encoding glycosyltransferase family 4 protein, producing MKPSTSSPEPARPPPVRRVLMTADTVGGVWSYALELCRQLCSRGVRVELATMGAPLSPAQWREARALPGLTVHKSTWRLEWMDAPWDDVRAAGEWLLELEARLSPDVVHLNGYCHGAWPFRAPVLVVAHSCVLSWWEAVKHEPAPARYARYRDEVAKGLHAASVVVAPTRAMLDAVTRHYGALPSARVIPNARDAQAFAPAVKERFVLAAGRLWDEAKNLAALEAAAPQLPFPVYVAGDATSPGGSERATTRSTRPLGHLPPPVLADWMARASVYALPARYEPFGLSALEAALAGCALVLGDIPSLREVWGDAARFVPPDDPRALARTLRLLMNPSSEREALAARGRQRALTFTPGRMAEAYLELYAGLVRPERRVS from the coding sequence TTGAAGCCGTCGACGTCCAGCCCTGAGCCCGCGCGGCCACCGCCCGTGCGCCGGGTGTTGATGACCGCCGACACGGTGGGCGGCGTCTGGTCCTACGCGCTGGAGCTGTGCCGCCAGCTCTGCTCCCGCGGCGTGCGCGTGGAGCTGGCCACGATGGGAGCGCCCCTGTCCCCGGCCCAGTGGCGGGAGGCCCGAGCGCTGCCCGGGCTCACGGTGCACAAGAGCACCTGGCGGCTGGAGTGGATGGACGCGCCCTGGGACGACGTGCGCGCCGCCGGCGAGTGGCTGCTGGAGCTGGAGGCCCGGCTGTCACCGGACGTGGTTCACCTCAACGGCTACTGCCATGGCGCGTGGCCCTTCCGCGCGCCGGTCCTGGTGGTGGCGCACTCGTGCGTCCTCTCCTGGTGGGAGGCGGTGAAGCACGAGCCCGCGCCGGCCCGCTACGCGCGCTACCGCGACGAGGTGGCGAAGGGACTCCACGCGGCCTCCGTCGTGGTGGCGCCCACGCGGGCCATGCTCGATGCCGTCACGCGGCACTACGGCGCGCTTCCTTCCGCGCGGGTCATCCCCAACGCGCGGGACGCACAGGCCTTCGCGCCCGCCGTGAAGGAGCGCTTCGTGCTCGCGGCGGGACGGCTGTGGGACGAGGCAAAGAACCTGGCCGCGCTGGAGGCCGCCGCGCCACAGCTGCCTTTTCCCGTCTACGTCGCCGGAGACGCCACGTCCCCCGGAGGCAGCGAGCGCGCCACGACGCGGAGCACCCGGCCCCTGGGACACCTTCCGCCTCCCGTGCTCGCGGACTGGATGGCGCGCGCGTCCGTGTACGCGCTGCCCGCGCGCTATGAGCCCTTCGGCCTGTCCGCGCTGGAGGCCGCGCTCGCCGGATGCGCGCTGGTGCTGGGGGACATCCCCAGCCTGCGCGAAGTGTGGGGAGACGCCGCGCGCTTCGTGCCGCCGGACGACCCCCGGGCCCTGGCGCGGACCCTGCGCCTGCTCATGAACCCTTCCAGCGAGCGCGAGGCCCTGGCCGCGCGGGGCCGTCAGCGCGCGCTCACCTTCACGCCCGGCCGGATGGCGGAGGCGTACCTGGAGCTCTACGCGGGCCTCGTCCGGCCCGAGCGCCGTGTGTCCTGA
- a CDS encoding DUF2256 and DUF3253 domain-containing protein, which produces MASLPPPKPCAVCGRAITWRRKWARDWEQVRYCSDACRGKRAGARDSPWEAHILELLSQRAGGATVCPSEVARASGDEDWRAFMEPVREAARRLVARGVLDIVQGGRVVDPSTARGPIRLRLRA; this is translated from the coding sequence ATGGCCTCCCTTCCGCCTCCCAAGCCCTGCGCCGTCTGCGGCCGCGCCATCACCTGGCGCCGCAAGTGGGCGCGCGACTGGGAACAGGTGCGGTACTGCTCGGACGCGTGCCGGGGGAAGCGTGCCGGGGCGCGGGATTCCCCGTGGGAGGCGCACATCCTGGAGCTGCTCTCCCAGCGGGCAGGCGGCGCCACCGTGTGCCCCTCCGAAGTCGCCCGTGCGTCCGGCGACGAGGACTGGCGCGCCTTCATGGAACCCGTGCGCGAGGCGGCGCGCAGGCTCGTCGCTCGCGGCGTGCTGGACATCGTCCAGGGGGGAAGGGTGGTGGACCCGTCCACCGCTCGCGGACCCATCCGGCTGCGCCTGCGAGCCTGA
- a CDS encoding NAD-dependent epimerase/dehydratase family protein, with amino-acid sequence MGRKHILITGGAGFIGSHLADELLAHGHRVRALDALVPQVHGPGYERPDYLSPEVELHVGDVRDAQAVRRALEGVDCVVHLASAVGVGQSMYEVAHYTSVNNQGTAVLLQALIERPVERLVVASSMSVYGEGLYLTPDGRTAPGPERSLSQLQAGDWEPRDANGARLTPVPTPEDKTPTLSSVYALSKFDQERLCLLVGRAYRIPTVALRFFNVYGPRQALSNPYTGVLAIFASRLLNGNAPLLFEDGLQQRDFVNVHDVAQACRLALQVEGAAGQVLNVGSGRAVTVREVARAVGEVMGLSRMRPAVTGKYRMGDIRHCFADITRAREVLGYAPRVGFQEGLLELSRWLVGQAAQDRAAQARAELDARGLTV; translated from the coding sequence ATGGGCCGCAAACACATCCTCATCACCGGGGGAGCGGGCTTCATCGGCTCGCACCTGGCGGACGAGCTGCTTGCGCACGGTCACCGGGTGCGGGCGCTGGACGCCCTGGTGCCCCAGGTGCACGGCCCCGGATATGAGCGCCCGGACTACCTGTCGCCGGAGGTGGAGCTCCACGTGGGGGACGTGCGCGACGCGCAGGCGGTGCGCCGGGCGCTGGAGGGCGTGGACTGCGTCGTGCACCTGGCCTCCGCGGTGGGCGTGGGCCAGAGCATGTACGAGGTCGCCCACTACACGTCGGTGAACAACCAGGGCACCGCCGTGCTGCTCCAGGCCCTCATTGAACGCCCGGTGGAGCGGCTGGTGGTGGCCTCCAGCATGAGCGTCTACGGCGAGGGGCTGTACCTCACGCCGGACGGGCGCACGGCGCCGGGGCCGGAGCGGTCGCTGTCCCAATTGCAGGCGGGGGACTGGGAGCCGCGCGACGCGAACGGTGCGCGGCTGACGCCCGTGCCCACGCCCGAGGACAAGACGCCCACGCTGTCGTCCGTCTACGCGCTGTCGAAGTTCGACCAGGAGCGGCTGTGCCTGCTGGTGGGCCGCGCGTACCGCATCCCCACCGTGGCCTTGCGCTTCTTCAACGTCTATGGCCCGCGCCAGGCGCTCTCCAACCCGTACACCGGCGTGCTGGCCATCTTCGCGTCGCGGCTGCTCAACGGGAACGCGCCGCTGCTCTTCGAGGACGGCCTGCAGCAGCGCGACTTCGTGAACGTGCACGACGTGGCGCAGGCCTGCCGGCTGGCGCTCCAGGTGGAGGGCGCCGCCGGGCAGGTGCTCAACGTGGGCAGCGGCCGCGCCGTCACCGTGCGCGAGGTGGCGCGCGCGGTCGGAGAGGTGATGGGCCTGTCCCGGATGCGGCCGGCGGTGACGGGGAAGTACCGCATGGGCGACATCCGCCACTGCTTCGCGGACATCACCCGCGCGCGCGAGGTGCTGGGGTACGCGCCCCGCGTCGGCTTCCAGGAGGGGCTCCTGGAGCTGTCGCGGTGGCTGGTGGGCCAGGCGGCCCAGGACCGGGCCGCGCAGGCTCGAGCGGAGCTGGACGCGAGGGGGCTCACCGTATGA
- a CDS encoding UDP-glucose dehydrogenase family protein, translating to MNIAVIGTGYVGLVAGTCFSESGHDVTCVDVEEAKVAALNRGVLPLYEPGLEELVRRNRDAGRLHFTTDLPLAVGRAAVVFIAVGTPMAESGSADLQYVLAAAEQVGRALRHYTVVVDKSTVPVGTADRVREVIARNTVHDFDVVSNPEFLKEGAALEDFLKPDRVVIGTGSERARRIMGELYAPFVRTENPILFMDTRSAELTKYAANAMLATRISFMNDMAALCERVGADADQVRKGVGADKRIGYAFLHPGIGYGGSCFPKDVRALMSTARDVGLKLDLLRAVEATNARQKKSLLTKALRHYGDLSRHTFAVWGLAFKPRTDDMREAPSVDLIEGLLDAGARVQCHDPVAGEAARRCFADRVSYASTCYDAAEGADGLFLVTEWSEFRHPDLCRLKSLMRRPVIFDGRNVFDPEQARGEGFTYFGVGRG from the coding sequence ATGAACATCGCCGTCATCGGGACGGGCTACGTGGGGCTGGTCGCGGGCACGTGCTTCTCTGAGTCCGGACACGACGTCACGTGCGTGGACGTGGAGGAGGCGAAGGTGGCCGCGCTCAACCGCGGCGTGCTGCCCCTCTACGAGCCGGGCCTGGAGGAGCTGGTGCGCCGCAACCGCGACGCCGGGCGGCTTCACTTCACCACCGACCTGCCCCTGGCGGTGGGGCGCGCGGCGGTGGTGTTCATCGCGGTGGGGACGCCCATGGCGGAGTCCGGGAGCGCCGACCTCCAGTACGTGCTCGCCGCGGCGGAACAGGTGGGCCGGGCGCTCCGGCACTACACGGTGGTGGTGGACAAGAGCACCGTGCCGGTGGGCACGGCGGACCGCGTCCGCGAGGTCATCGCGCGCAACACCGTCCACGACTTCGACGTCGTCTCCAACCCGGAGTTCCTCAAGGAGGGCGCCGCGCTGGAGGACTTCCTCAAGCCGGACCGGGTCGTCATTGGCACGGGCTCCGAGCGCGCCCGCCGCATCATGGGCGAGCTCTACGCGCCGTTCGTGCGCACGGAGAACCCCATCCTGTTCATGGACACGCGCTCCGCGGAGCTGACGAAGTACGCGGCCAACGCGATGCTCGCCACGCGCATCTCCTTCATGAACGACATGGCCGCGCTCTGCGAGCGGGTGGGCGCGGACGCGGACCAGGTGCGCAAGGGCGTGGGCGCGGACAAGCGCATCGGCTACGCGTTCCTGCACCCGGGCATTGGCTACGGCGGCTCCTGCTTCCCCAAGGACGTGCGTGCGCTGATGTCCACCGCGCGGGACGTGGGGCTGAAGCTGGACCTGCTGCGCGCGGTGGAGGCCACCAACGCCCGGCAGAAGAAGAGCCTGCTCACCAAGGCGCTGCGCCACTACGGCGACCTGTCCCGGCACACCTTCGCCGTGTGGGGCCTGGCCTTCAAGCCCAGGACGGACGACATGCGCGAGGCCCCGAGCGTGGACCTCATCGAGGGGCTGCTGGACGCGGGGGCGCGCGTGCAGTGCCATGATCCGGTGGCGGGCGAGGCCGCGCGGCGCTGCTTCGCGGACCGCGTGTCGTATGCCTCCACCTGCTACGACGCGGCGGAGGGCGCCGACGGCCTCTTCCTCGTCACGGAGTGGAGCGAGTTCCGCCATCCGGACCTGTGCCGCCTGAAGTCGCTGATGCGCCGCCCGGTCATCTTCGATGGCCGCAATGTCTTCGACCCGGAGCAGGCCCGCGGCGAGGGCTTCACCTACTTCGGCGTCGGCCGGGGTTGA
- a CDS encoding NAD-dependent epimerase/dehydratase family protein, with translation MRPGRGEGTVVIFGGAGFIGSNVADHYLQDGRTVRVFDNVSRPGVEKNLRWLRERHGEHLRIDVADTRDLSAVRRALHGASEVFHFAAQVAVTHSLQSPLHDFDVNARGTLHILEALREMETPASLVFTSTNKVYGGLPGLELAVCGQRYAPTDPRTLAHGISEQCPLDFESPYGCSKGAADQYVLDFARTFGLPTVVFRMSCIYGPRQFGTEDQGWVAHFLLRALEGEPLTLYGDGMQVRDILFVEDLVRAFWLAQQAMPRIRGRAFNIGGGPGQTVSLLELLALIQRRTGRMPRVGFEDWRTGDQRYYVSDTRAFTRATGWVPRVGVEEGVARLGDWLEELRGGRVRQAMGRGETLEAVDVQP, from the coding sequence ATGAGGCCCGGACGGGGGGAAGGGACGGTCGTCATCTTCGGGGGCGCGGGCTTCATCGGCTCCAACGTGGCGGACCATTACCTCCAGGACGGGCGGACGGTGCGCGTGTTCGACAACGTGTCGCGCCCCGGCGTGGAGAAGAACCTGCGCTGGCTGCGCGAGCGCCACGGCGAGCATCTGCGCATCGACGTGGCGGACACGCGCGACCTGAGCGCGGTACGGCGGGCGCTGCACGGCGCGAGCGAGGTGTTCCACTTCGCCGCGCAGGTGGCGGTGACGCACAGCCTCCAGTCCCCGCTCCACGACTTCGACGTCAACGCGCGTGGCACGCTCCACATCCTGGAGGCGCTGCGGGAGATGGAGACTCCAGCGTCGCTGGTGTTCACCTCCACCAACAAGGTCTACGGAGGGTTGCCGGGGCTGGAGCTCGCGGTCTGTGGGCAGCGCTACGCGCCCACGGATCCGCGCACGCTGGCGCACGGCATCAGCGAGCAGTGCCCGCTCGACTTCGAGAGCCCCTACGGGTGCTCCAAGGGGGCGGCGGACCAGTACGTACTGGACTTCGCGCGCACCTTCGGCCTGCCGACGGTGGTGTTCCGGATGAGCTGTATCTACGGGCCCCGGCAGTTCGGCACGGAGGACCAGGGCTGGGTGGCGCACTTCCTCCTGCGGGCGCTGGAAGGCGAGCCGCTCACGCTCTACGGCGACGGCATGCAGGTGCGCGACATCCTCTTCGTGGAGGACCTGGTGCGCGCCTTCTGGCTGGCCCAGCAGGCCATGCCGCGCATCCGGGGCCGGGCCTTCAATATCGGCGGGGGGCCGGGGCAGACGGTGAGCCTGCTGGAGCTGCTGGCGCTCATCCAGCGCCGCACGGGCCGGATGCCGCGCGTCGGCTTCGAGGACTGGCGCACGGGCGACCAGCGCTACTACGTCTCCGACACGCGCGCCTTCACGCGGGCCACCGGATGGGTGCCCCGGGTGGGCGTGGAGGAGGGGGTGGCGCGGCTGGGGGACTGGCTGGAGGAGCTGCGGGGCGGCCGGGTGCGGCAGGCGATGGGGCGGGGGGAGACGCTTGAAGCCGTCGACGTCCAGCCCTGA
- a CDS encoding CgeB family protein, with protein MSHGLRIAFFGSSLVSAYWNGAATYYRGLIRALHARGHRVTFYEPDAYGRQEHRDLQDPDWARVVVYSNDRGSLDECLDDAFGADVVVKASGVGTFDAYLEARVLELRRSGTQVVFWDVDAPATLERVAKDAHDLFRPLIPRYDGILTYGGGAPVVNAYRELGAKQCVPIYNALDPDTHHPVAPEQRFAGDLAFLGNRLPDREARVEAFFLKAAEALPRSRMLLGGSGWEDRVVPANVVRLGHVYTQDHNALNCSARAVLNIHRDSMARFGFSPATRVFEAAGAGACLITDAFEGVEQFLEPGREVLVARSGEEVAEHVARLTPEDARRLGQAALRRVLAKHTYAHRAVEVEAALGYRAGGRA; from the coding sequence ATGAGCCACGGCCTGCGCATCGCCTTCTTTGGTTCGAGCCTGGTGTCCGCCTACTGGAACGGCGCGGCCACCTACTACCGGGGCCTCATCCGCGCCCTGCACGCGCGCGGTCACCGGGTCACCTTCTACGAACCGGACGCCTACGGCCGGCAGGAGCACCGCGACCTCCAGGACCCGGACTGGGCCCGCGTCGTCGTCTACTCCAACGACCGCGGCTCGCTGGATGAATGCCTGGATGACGCCTTCGGCGCGGACGTGGTGGTGAAGGCCAGCGGCGTGGGCACCTTCGACGCGTACCTGGAGGCGCGGGTGCTGGAGCTGCGCCGCTCCGGCACGCAGGTGGTGTTCTGGGACGTGGACGCGCCCGCCACGCTGGAGCGCGTGGCGAAGGACGCCCATGACCTCTTCCGCCCGCTCATCCCGCGCTACGACGGCATCCTCACGTACGGGGGCGGCGCTCCGGTGGTGAACGCGTACCGCGAGCTGGGCGCGAAGCAGTGCGTGCCCATCTACAACGCGTTGGACCCGGACACGCACCACCCCGTGGCGCCCGAGCAGCGCTTCGCCGGGGACCTGGCCTTCCTGGGCAACCGGTTGCCGGACCGCGAGGCGCGCGTGGAGGCCTTCTTCCTCAAGGCGGCGGAGGCGCTGCCCCGCTCGCGCATGCTCCTGGGGGGCAGCGGCTGGGAGGACCGCGTCGTGCCCGCCAACGTCGTGCGCCTGGGCCACGTCTACACGCAGGACCACAACGCGTTGAACTGCTCGGCGCGCGCGGTGCTCAACATCCACCGCGACAGCATGGCGCGCTTCGGCTTCTCACCGGCCACGCGCGTGTTCGAGGCCGCGGGCGCGGGCGCCTGCCTCATCACCGACGCCTTCGAGGGCGTGGAGCAGTTCCTGGAGCCCGGCCGCGAGGTGCTGGTGGCCCGCTCCGGAGAAGAGGTCGCCGAGCACGTGGCCCGCCTCACCCCGGAGGATGCACGCCGCCTGGGACAGGCCGCGCTCCGGCGCGTGCTGGCCAAGCACACGTACGCGCACCGCGCGGTGGAGGTGGAGGCGGCGCTGGGCTACCGCGCGGGAGGTCGGGCGTGA
- a CDS encoding CgeB family protein: MRVILFCHSLLSDWNHGNAHFLRGVVTELSARGHSVRVLEPADAWSFQNLLEEPHGTAVLNEVRTLYPRVRPERYRPDALDLEAVLDGADLVLVHEWTPPDLVRRIGEHRRDGGRFRLLFHDTHHRGVSAPDVVARQDLSQYDGVLAFGDVLRDLYLERGWAKRAWTWHEAADVRVFHPHPRNREVRDLVWIGNWGDDERTKELEAFLLEPVRTLGLTARVHGVRYPAPALRALFDAGIEYAGWLPNHRVPLAFSQARVTVHIPRRPYATQLPGIPTIRPFEALACGIPLVSAPWEDTEGLFTAGKDYLVARDGAQMRRHLSALVADREMRHAFAEAGLRTVLSRHTCAHRVEELLDICQALGMSRDMLHPLSSERVLA, from the coding sequence ATGCGTGTCATCCTCTTCTGCCACTCCCTGCTGTCGGACTGGAACCACGGCAACGCCCACTTCCTGCGCGGCGTGGTGACGGAGCTGTCCGCGCGCGGCCACTCCGTGCGCGTGCTGGAGCCCGCGGACGCGTGGAGCTTCCAGAACCTCCTGGAGGAGCCCCACGGCACGGCCGTGCTCAATGAAGTCCGCACCCTCTATCCGCGCGTGCGCCCGGAGCGCTACCGGCCTGACGCGCTGGACCTGGAGGCCGTGCTCGACGGCGCGGACCTGGTGCTGGTGCACGAGTGGACCCCGCCGGACCTGGTGCGCCGCATCGGGGAGCACCGCCGCGATGGTGGCCGCTTCCGCCTCCTCTTCCACGACACCCACCACCGGGGCGTGAGCGCGCCCGACGTGGTGGCCCGCCAGGACCTGTCCCAGTACGACGGCGTGCTCGCCTTTGGAGACGTGCTCCGGGACCTCTACCTGGAGCGGGGCTGGGCGAAGCGCGCATGGACCTGGCACGAGGCCGCCGACGTGCGCGTGTTCCACCCGCACCCGCGCAACCGCGAGGTGCGCGACCTGGTCTGGATTGGCAACTGGGGTGACGACGAGCGCACGAAGGAGCTGGAGGCGTTCCTCCTGGAGCCGGTGCGCACCCTGGGCCTGACGGCGCGGGTGCACGGCGTGCGCTACCCGGCCCCCGCCCTGCGGGCCCTCTTCGACGCCGGCATCGAGTACGCCGGCTGGCTGCCCAACCACCGCGTGCCGCTGGCCTTCTCCCAGGCCCGCGTCACCGTGCACATCCCCCGGCGGCCCTACGCCACCCAGCTGCCCGGCATCCCCACCATCCGCCCCTTCGAGGCGCTGGCGTGCGGCATTCCGCTGGTGTCCGCCCCCTGGGAGGACACGGAGGGGCTCTTCACCGCGGGGAAGGACTACCTCGTCGCCCGCGACGGCGCCCAGATGCGGCGCCACCTGTCCGCGCTCGTCGCGGACCGGGAGATGCGGCACGCCTTCGCGGAGGCCGGCCTGCGCACGGTACTGTCGCGGCACACCTGCGCGCACCGCGTGGAGGAGCTCCTGGACATCTGCCAGGCGCTGGGGATGTCCCGCGACATGCTCCACCCGCTGTCCTCCGAAAGGGTCCTCGCATGA